A region of the Halosolutus amylolyticus genome:
TGACGACGTTCGATCCCGGTGCCGGCGAACGGGCGAGCAACACCGTCGTGACGGCAGTCGCATCGGTGACCGGCGACGAACCGGCCGATCTCTCGCCCCTCTACGACGTCGTGGAACCGGACGCGCTCGACGCCCTGTGTGCCCACGCCGATCGAACCGGCGGCGACTCCGGCCACCGGCTGTGGTTTCCCTACGAGGGGTTCGACGTCTGCGTCCACAGCGACGGCGAGGTGCGCATTCTCGAGACGCCGTCGACCGCGAGCGCGTAGTCCGACGGCGTGAAACCGGACGGCGCGAGCGCGGCCCCGCGCCGGTGGGTCAGGCGTGCTCGCGTCGATCGCTCACTCGTGTTCGGCCAGAAACGACAGCAGCGTCTCGTTGACGCGGTCTGCGTCCTCGATGAAGAAACAGTGTGACCCGCCTTCGACGAGTTCCAGCCGTGCGCCCGCGATCTTTTCGGCCAGGAGTTCGCCGTTTGCGACCGGGACCACCCGATCGTTCGTCCCGTGGCAGACGAGCGTGGGGATGCGGATGCCGTCCAGCCGATCGCTCACATCGAAGTTCAGGACGGCGGCGGTCTGGGCCTCGCGTGCGGGGTCGTTCGCGTCCTGTTCGAGTCGCCACTCGATGATCCGGTCCATCAGGTGCGGGTTCCGGTTCGTGAATCGGTCGTTGAAGGCCGGCCGCATCCGGTGGCGGAGCGTCTCGCGCTCGTTCGCGCCGGACGGGACGTCGAAGATCTGTTCCTGGGTCTCCTCGGGGACCGGGACGGCATCCGGCCCGCCGTGGGACGTACAGCAGAGGGTGAGCGTCTTCGTCCGCGAGTACTCGAGCGCGTACCGCTGGGCGATCATCCCGCCCATGCTCGCGCCGACGACGTGTGCGTCGTAGATCCCCGCGTCGTCGAGCACCGCCTCGAGGTCGGCGGCCAGGCCGCCGATCGAGTAGCCCGCGAGTTTGAGGAGTAGCGGCGTCCGGAGTTTGCCGGGAAGCCGTGGGAGAAGCGGCGGCAGACCCGCGTCCGATCGACCCGTCCCGCGGTTGTCCGGGGCGATCACGCCGTACTCGCCGGCGACGGCCTCCCGCTGCCAGCGCCACATCCACCGCCCGTACCCGAGCCCCTGCACGAAGACGACGGGCGTTCCGTCGCCGTCGTCGCGCTCGTAGTAGATCGACACGCCGTCTCGACTCGCCCGTGGCATACCTGGAGTGACGTGTCGGGTGCCCTTGAAATCGACCCTCCCGGCACGGACCAATCGGCGATTACGCTCGCGGCCCACCGCGGCCGGCGGCCGACGATCGTCCTCACGGGGTGGTAAGATCGATTTACCGCCGCCGCCGGGGCCGATCGACTCACGACAGTCGTTCAGGAGAGAAAGACAGTCACGTCGATCGAGGGACCCGGCAACCAGCACGTTTACCCTGCCGCAGTAATATCTCGTTACCGATGCAGCGACTGCACGCCCGGTACCCGTTCCTCGAGGCCGCCCGCGACGCCGTGGCGACGGAGGCCGTCGATCTGGCCACCGTCGTCGAGCAGGATCGGGCGGTCGTCGACCGCGCCCGCGAGCGCGTCGTCGCCTCGCTCGAGGACGGCGAGACCGGTGCTCCGCGCCGCGACGCACGCGTCGAACTGCTCTCCTATCCGGTGGCCCGGGTGCTCGTCTCGATGGTCGACGAGCGGGTCCTCGTCCGGAAGTACGCCCGCGCCGAGGCGGCGACGGCGTACGATCGGTTCACCGACGACCTGACGGACACGACGGAACTGAAAAGCGTCGATTCGACGGGACTCGACGTCGATTCACTGTTGGCCGAGTTCGACCTCCGGGACGACGTCAGGGAGACGGAAGACGGGTACCGCATCGACGTCGGAACCTACGTTCCGCTCGCGGCGGACCTCTGGGCGGACGAGTGGCGACTGGTCAACCGGGCACTGGCCGACGGCGAGGTGCCGGTCACGGAGTCGGAACTACTGACCCTCCTCCGGGAGGCGATCCGCGGTCGGATCGAGGACGGACTGCCGTTCGACGTCCCCGATACGATCGCGACGGCACTGGAAGCCGAGGCCGCCGAGATCCGCGAGGTGCTGGCCGATCTCGAGTTGACCCGCGAGATCGACACCGTCGTTCCCGACCTGTTCCCGCCGTGTATGAAGGCGCTGCTGGACCAGATTCAGAAGGGCGAGCACCTGCCCCACCACTCGCGCTTTGCGATCACTGCATTCCTGGCGAGTATCGGAATGAGCACGGACGAGATCGTCGAACTCTACCGCGTGAACTCCTCGTTCGGCGAGGAGATGACCCGCTACCAGACCGACCACATTCGCGGCGACACGTCGCCGACGGAGTACTCGCCACCCTCCTGTGCGACGATGCAGTCCTACGGCGACTGCGTGAACAAGGACGACCTCTGCGAGACGATTCCGCACCCGATGGCCTACTACGAGGAGCGGATCGACGACGCCGACGACGAGATCGAGGACTGGCGCGAGACCGACAGCGAGAGCGCCTCCGCCGGCGACTGATACGGTCCCCTGTACCGGTTTCCCGGTGCAACCGCAGGACGATCGCGACGCGAGCGGGGTTCACCGGTCGCTATCGGAGTCGACGAAACGAGAGTGAGAGTCGAAACCCTAGACCGCGCTCTGGCTGTCGGCATCCTCGTCCGGGTCGAGGTCGTCGTCGGGATCGTTCAGGACGTACGCCAGCCCGATCCCGACGGCGGTTAGCAGGAAGATGAAGCCGACGATCGCACCGACGAGCATCTCGCCGCCGTCGCTCGAGAGGCTTCCGTTGTCCCCGCCGTACATCGACCCGATACCGATCATGATCCCGATCATCAGGAAGACGGCGGT
Encoded here:
- a CDS encoding HalOD1 output domain-containing protein, whose protein sequence is MPSRDDASQREDAFVTTFDPGAGERASNTVVTAVASVTGDEPADLSPLYDVVEPDALDALCAHADRTGGDSGHRLWFPYEGFDVCVHSDGEVRILETPSTASA
- a CDS encoding alpha/beta fold hydrolase, whose amino-acid sequence is MPRASRDGVSIYYERDDGDGTPVVFVQGLGYGRWMWRWQREAVAGEYGVIAPDNRGTGRSDAGLPPLLPRLPGKLRTPLLLKLAGYSIGGLAADLEAVLDDAGIYDAHVVGASMGGMIAQRYALEYSRTKTLTLCCTSHGGPDAVPVPEETQEQIFDVPSGANERETLRHRMRPAFNDRFTNRNPHLMDRIIEWRLEQDANDPAREAQTAAVLNFDVSDRLDGIRIPTLVCHGTNDRVVPVANGELLAEKIAGARLELVEGGSHCFFIEDADRVNETLLSFLAEHE
- the priL gene encoding DNA primase regulatory subunit PriL, yielding MQRLHARYPFLEAARDAVATEAVDLATVVEQDRAVVDRARERVVASLEDGETGAPRRDARVELLSYPVARVLVSMVDERVLVRKYARAEAATAYDRFTDDLTDTTELKSVDSTGLDVDSLLAEFDLRDDVRETEDGYRIDVGTYVPLAADLWADEWRLVNRALADGEVPVTESELLTLLREAIRGRIEDGLPFDVPDTIATALEAEAAEIREVLADLELTREIDTVVPDLFPPCMKALLDQIQKGEHLPHHSRFAITAFLASIGMSTDEIVELYRVNSSFGEEMTRYQTDHIRGDTSPTEYSPPSCATMQSYGDCVNKDDLCETIPHPMAYYEERIDDADDEIEDWRETDSESASAGD
- a CDS encoding DUF7472 family protein produces the protein MVEREQLIEIAVAVTAVFLMIGIMIGIGSMYGGDNGSLSSDGGEMLVGAIVGFIFLLTAVGIGLAYVLNDPDDDLDPDEDADSQSAV